One genomic segment of Helianthus annuus cultivar XRQ/B chromosome 14, HanXRQr2.0-SUNRISE, whole genome shotgun sequence includes these proteins:
- the LOC110907196 gene encoding uncharacterized protein LOC110907196, with protein MMLPSSVIKDLEKRLRRFLWNGGTQGPVRTKVAWKDVCMPKEEGGLGIRSIMDVNKTLLPSHIWSLITNRQSLSLGPMDPLIQVESPLRSFITPRVFANAGFSLNNTVADIVAEDGQWLWPQAWYNLYQVLINIDPPQIISNMNDRFSWKDLEEVWILVRKMVDMGSVTDTWVSILQWMELNANSKTMDHIICIILVAPSTYFIWQERNSRLFSQAQRSASVLAKVIIDTVRLRIMRFKFGKDPKQKKILDRWLISENNMNFEPG; from the exons ATGATGCTCCCATCTAGTGTTATAAAGGATTTGGAGAAAAGGCTTCGCAGGTTCTTGTGGAATGGTGGTACTCAAGGTCCGGTTCGTACTAAAGTAGCTTGGAAGGATGTTTGTATGCCTAAAGAGGAGGGTGGTTTAGGTATTCGGAGTATAATGGATGTGAACAAGACTCTCTTACCATCCCATATCTGGAGCTTAATTACTAACCGTCAGTCTCTCTCTCTGGGTCCAATGGATCCACTCATACAAGTTGAAAG TCCTCTTCGCTCGTTTATCACCCCTAGAGTTTTTGCTAATGCTGGATTTTCTTTAAATAACACGGTGGCTGATATTGTTGCTGAAGATGGTCAATGGTTATGGCCCCAGGCGTGGTATAATTTATATCAGGTTCTCATAAATATCGATCCTCCTCAGATTATTTCTAATATGAATGATCGGTTTTCATGGAAAGACTTGGAAG AGGTTTGGATATTGGTTAGGAAAATGGTTGACATGGGGAGTGTTACGGATACATGGGTTTCAATTTTGCAGTGGATGGAGCTAAATGCGAATTCTAAAACTATGGACCATATTATTTGCATCATCCTGGTGGCGCCTTCCACTTATTTTATTTGGCAAGAAAGGAACTCTCGTTTATTCTCTCAAGCTCAGCGGAGTGCTAGTGTGCTTGCTAAGGTTATCATTGATACTGTGAGGCTCAGAATTATGCGGTTCAAGTTCGGTAAAGACCCGAAGCAAAAGAAGATATTGGATCGATGGTTGATATCGGAAAACAACATGAATTTTGAACCTGGCTAA